In Streptomyces sp. NBC_01381, a genomic segment contains:
- a CDS encoding TetR/AcrR family transcriptional regulator translates to MKSEEPRHEGTRTHLNREQVLATAATLVKQHGPQGLTMRKLAAELGTAVTSIYWHVGNRESLLDALVERTVADLREIRPSGKTPDRRIVSVARALRRELRDHPHLVAMVHERGLTERMFLPAQRVLVHEVHAAGLRGARAAAAVRAVQVHVVGHVLVERNRERAPVQRPGEEELWTEETAEDDPELARALAAPVDPEALFTTSVHALVAGLLGPGT, encoded by the coding sequence GTGAAGAGTGAAGAGCCGCGTCACGAAGGAACGCGCACGCATCTCAACCGGGAGCAGGTGCTCGCCACGGCGGCCACGCTCGTGAAACAGCACGGCCCGCAGGGCCTGACGATGCGCAAGCTCGCCGCCGAGCTCGGCACCGCCGTCACCTCGATCTACTGGCACGTGGGCAACCGGGAGTCGCTCCTGGACGCGCTGGTCGAGCGCACCGTCGCCGACCTGCGCGAGATCCGCCCCTCCGGAAAGACCCCGGACCGGCGCATCGTCTCCGTGGCGCGCGCCCTGCGCCGCGAGCTGCGCGACCATCCGCACCTCGTCGCGATGGTCCACGAACGGGGCCTCACCGAGCGGATGTTCCTGCCCGCGCAGCGGGTCCTGGTGCACGAGGTGCACGCGGCGGGACTGCGCGGCGCACGCGCGGCCGCCGCCGTGCGCGCCGTCCAGGTCCATGTCGTCGGCCACGTCCTGGTCGAGCGCAACCGCGAACGGGCGCCGGTGCAGCGGCCCGGCGAGGAGGAGCTGTGGACGGAGGAGACCGCCGAGGACGATCCCGAACTAGCCCGCGCGCTCGCCGCACCCGTCGACCCGGAGGCCTTGTTCACGACATCCGTGCACGCGCTGGTGGCCGGACTGCTCGGACCGGGGACCTGA
- a CDS encoding amidohydrolase family protein: MSAQDPYLIISSDCHAGLPTEEYRPYLDSRFHRDFDQFLGERDARRAEATRLGIRNDAFAAKWFQDNEEGLRGGWDTAQRLKELDGDGVAAEVVFPDADAVDSQTAAPFGVGLGLSGDQDPELGMAGAQAHNRWLADFVSEHPERHCGVALLPITGEVDRVVAEVHRAKESGLGALMIPSMWVDKAPYHDRRYDPVWAAAAECAMPVVTHSGAAPRHEYGDHLGIYVSEVTWWPARPLWFMLWSGVFERHPGLKFGVAESGCWWLPNLLWFMDRLYLGAHGGKKLSPFAELKRPPHEYLDRQIFICATNTKRRELAQRYEIGVDNILWGSDFPHPEGTWPDTRAWLKKTFHDIPVGETRRMLGLAAAEVFGFDTEKLAPLAARIGPTPAELGQDTEGAAQQAVEASWARSRDVGRHWLTENDFPVLGADT, encoded by the coding sequence ATGAGTGCCCAGGACCCGTACTTGATCATCAGCTCCGACTGCCACGCCGGGCTCCCCACCGAGGAGTACCGGCCCTATCTGGACAGCCGCTTCCACCGGGACTTCGACCAGTTCTTGGGGGAGCGCGACGCCCGCCGCGCGGAGGCGACCCGGCTCGGCATCCGCAACGACGCGTTCGCCGCCAAGTGGTTCCAGGACAACGAAGAGGGCCTGCGGGGCGGCTGGGACACCGCGCAGCGCCTCAAGGAGCTGGACGGCGACGGGGTGGCCGCCGAGGTCGTCTTCCCCGATGCGGACGCCGTGGACAGCCAGACGGCGGCGCCCTTCGGGGTGGGCCTCGGCCTCTCCGGCGACCAGGACCCCGAGCTCGGCATGGCGGGCGCGCAGGCGCACAACCGCTGGCTCGCCGACTTCGTGTCCGAGCATCCCGAACGGCACTGCGGCGTCGCCCTGTTGCCCATCACCGGAGAGGTCGACCGGGTCGTCGCCGAGGTGCACCGGGCCAAGGAGTCCGGGCTCGGCGCGCTGATGATCCCCTCCATGTGGGTCGACAAGGCGCCCTACCACGACCGGCGTTACGACCCCGTGTGGGCGGCGGCGGCCGAGTGCGCGATGCCCGTGGTGACCCACTCCGGGGCGGCGCCCCGCCACGAGTACGGCGACCACCTCGGGATCTACGTCTCCGAAGTGACCTGGTGGCCCGCGCGGCCGCTGTGGTTCATGCTCTGGTCCGGTGTCTTCGAGCGCCACCCGGGGCTGAAGTTCGGTGTCGCGGAGTCGGGCTGCTGGTGGCTGCCGAACCTCCTGTGGTTCATGGACCGCCTCTACCTGGGCGCGCATGGCGGCAAGAAGCTCTCCCCGTTCGCGGAGCTCAAGCGGCCGCCGCACGAGTACCTGGACCGGCAGATCTTCATCTGCGCCACCAACACCAAGCGCCGCGAGCTCGCCCAGCGCTACGAGATCGGTGTCGACAACATCCTCTGGGGCAGCGACTTCCCGCACCCCGAAGGGACCTGGCCCGACACGCGCGCGTGGCTGAAGAAAACCTTCCACGACATCCCGGTGGGGGAGACCCGCCGGATGCTGGGCCTCGCGGCGGCGGAGGTCTTCGGCTTCGACACCGAGAAGCTGGCGCCGCTGGCCGCCCGCATCGGCCCGACGCCCGCCGAGCTCGGCCAGGACACCGAGGGCGCGGCTCAGCAGGCGGTGGAGGCGTCCTGGGCGCGCTCGCGCGACGTGGGCCGCCACTGGCTGACGGAGAACGACTTCCCGGTACTGGGGGCGGACACATGA
- a CDS encoding sterol desaturase family protein, producing MPPNLPDVVLWSIPAFVLLTVVEIVSHRIHPDEDAAGYETKDAATSITMGLGSLAFDFLWKIPIVAIYTAIYALTPLHIPVLWWTIPLMLLAQDFFYYWSHRGHHVIRILWACHVVHHSSRKFNLTTALRQPWTSLTVWPFYVPLIALGVHPAALAFCSSANLVYQFWIHTERIDKLPRPFEYVFNTPSHHRVHHASQGGYLDRNFGGILIIWDRMFRSWVAETDRPVYGLTKNITTHNPLRVATHEYAAIAKDLKTATTWRERGGRLFRGPGWQPEPQPAQSKTPEPVSESAA from the coding sequence ATGCCGCCGAACCTGCCCGATGTCGTGCTGTGGTCCATACCCGCCTTCGTGCTGCTCACCGTCGTGGAGATCGTGAGCCACCGGATCCATCCCGACGAGGACGCCGCTGGGTACGAGACGAAGGACGCCGCCACCTCCATCACGATGGGGCTCGGCAGCCTCGCCTTCGACTTCCTGTGGAAGATCCCCATCGTCGCCATCTACACGGCGATCTACGCGCTGACGCCGCTGCACATCCCCGTGCTGTGGTGGACGATCCCGCTGATGCTGCTCGCGCAGGACTTCTTCTACTACTGGTCGCACCGCGGACACCACGTCATCCGCATCCTGTGGGCCTGCCACGTGGTGCACCACTCCAGCCGCAAGTTCAACCTCACCACGGCGCTGCGCCAGCCCTGGACGAGCCTGACGGTCTGGCCCTTCTACGTGCCCCTGATCGCACTCGGCGTGCACCCGGCGGCGCTCGCCTTCTGTTCCTCGGCGAACCTCGTCTACCAGTTCTGGATCCACACCGAACGCATCGACAAGCTGCCCCGGCCCTTCGAGTACGTCTTCAACACCCCCTCGCACCACCGCGTCCACCACGCGTCACAGGGCGGCTACCTGGACCGCAACTTCGGCGGCATCCTCATCATCTGGGACCGCATGTTCCGCTCCTGGGTGGCGGAGACGGACCGCCCGGTCTACGGCCTGACAAAGAACATCACCACGCACAACCCGCTCCGGGTGGCCACACACGAGTACGCGGCGATAGCGAAGGACCTGAAGACGGCAACGACATGGCGCGAACGGGGCGGCAGGCTGTTCAGGGGGCCGGGCTGGCAGCCGGAGCCGCAGCCGGCACAGAGCAAGACACCGGAGCCGGTATCGGAGAGCGCCGCATGA
- a CDS encoding lysoplasmalogenase: protein MSRAPVVGRRSAGRNGWAQPQLPGTDEPASTKAKLLLAAFGLAAAGDLAGLLADSDTAHTLFKPLLMPLLAAYVATVKGPRLLIGALLFGWGGDTLLLADADPAFLAGMGSFAAGHVCYLVLFKRYGKGYGTARARGAGLVAAYAAALITTVALLWPDLPADMRGPVAGYSLLLTAMAFGATTLGLTAAAGGALFLLSDTLIATGVAEWPQAPRPDFWIMLTYIAAQFLLVRGVLTTLNARTATNPTYGEGRTSTP from the coding sequence ATGAGTCGTGCTCCTGTTGTGGGCAGGCGTTCCGCAGGGCGGAACGGGTGGGCACAACCCCAACTGCCGGGCACCGATGAACCCGCGTCCACCAAGGCCAAGCTGCTCCTGGCCGCATTCGGCCTGGCGGCCGCAGGCGACCTGGCAGGACTGCTGGCGGACTCGGACACGGCCCACACCCTCTTCAAGCCCCTCCTGATGCCGCTCCTGGCGGCGTACGTAGCCACGGTGAAGGGCCCCCGCCTACTGATCGGCGCCCTCCTCTTCGGCTGGGGCGGAGACACCCTGCTCCTGGCGGACGCGGACCCCGCGTTCCTCGCGGGCATGGGCTCCTTCGCGGCCGGCCACGTCTGCTACCTGGTTCTCTTCAAGAGGTACGGCAAGGGGTACGGCACGGCACGCGCACGCGGAGCCGGCCTCGTCGCGGCGTACGCGGCAGCCCTCATCACGACCGTCGCGCTGCTCTGGCCCGACCTCCCCGCGGACATGCGCGGCCCGGTGGCCGGCTACAGCCTCCTGCTCACCGCGATGGCCTTCGGGGCGACCACACTGGGCCTCACCGCGGCGGCCGGCGGCGCCCTCTTCCTCCTCTCGGACACCCTCATCGCGACCGGCGTCGCCGAGTGGCCGCAGGCGCCAAGGCCCGACTTCTGGATCATGCTCACCTATATCGCCGCGCAGTTCCTGCTGGTCAGAGGCGTGTTGACGACGCTGAACGCGCGGACAGCGACGAACCCGACGTACGGTGAAGGGCGGACAAGCACGCCCTGA
- a CDS encoding CoA transferase — translation MTHTPMTGTRAAWAALGGDPALLSCVEPVVRAGVLPARLPVRELARACVGGCALAAAELAAARTGRAVPRVRVDDGAVAAAFTSERQLLVDGREPVNFAPLSGFWRTGDGGWVRTHANYPHHRAALLAALGLSAESADSVDAVAARLAERPAVDVEDAVYAAGGLAVALRTPEEWAKHPQGAAVAERPLLSRERIGEGPARSLPALTGDPLLPASGLRVLDLTRVIAGPVATRTLALLGADVLRIDSPRLPELPDQHADTGFGKRSATLDLARRADLRTFDELLAGADVVVTGYRPGALDRFGLAPLALAERRPGIVVARLSAWGDHGPWARRRGFDSLVQVASGIASAEGSPERPGALPAQALDHGTGHLTAAAVLRSLTEAMADGGTWGVSLTLAQTAHWLTGASLGGTAGGAPGGASGGEGGTGATDDPAPWLAETDSPLGRLRYALPPVSLAGGPDNWSRPPGRWGTDTPEWR, via the coding sequence ATGACGCACACACCGATGACCGGTACGCGCGCGGCCTGGGCGGCGCTCGGCGGCGATCCCGCGCTCCTCTCCTGTGTCGAACCCGTCGTACGCGCGGGGGTGTTGCCCGCGCGGCTGCCCGTCCGTGAGCTGGCCCGCGCCTGTGTGGGCGGCTGCGCGCTCGCCGCGGCGGAACTGGCGGCGGCGCGCACCGGGCGGGCCGTGCCCCGGGTCCGGGTCGACGACGGGGCGGTGGCCGCCGCGTTCACCAGCGAGCGGCAGCTGCTCGTGGACGGCCGCGAGCCCGTCAACTTCGCTCCCCTGTCCGGCTTCTGGCGCACCGGGGACGGCGGCTGGGTGCGGACGCACGCCAACTATCCGCACCACCGGGCGGCGCTGCTGGCCGCGCTGGGGCTCTCTGCCGAATCCGCCGACTCCGTGGATGCCGTGGCCGCCCGGCTCGCCGAGCGGCCCGCCGTGGACGTGGAGGACGCCGTGTACGCCGCCGGAGGGCTCGCCGTGGCGCTGCGTACGCCCGAGGAGTGGGCGAAGCACCCGCAGGGCGCCGCGGTGGCCGAGCGGCCGCTGCTGAGCCGCGAGCGGATCGGCGAGGGGCCCGCGCGGTCCCTTCCGGCGCTCACCGGCGACCCCTTGTTGCCGGCTTCCGGGCTCCGCGTGCTCGACCTCACCCGGGTCATCGCGGGCCCCGTCGCGACCCGCACCCTTGCGCTGCTCGGCGCGGACGTGCTGCGGATCGACTCGCCCCGGCTGCCCGAACTCCCGGACCAGCACGCGGACACCGGGTTCGGGAAGCGGTCCGCGACGCTGGACCTGGCGCGGCGCGCGGACCTGCGGACGTTCGACGAGCTGCTCGCGGGGGCCGACGTGGTCGTCACCGGGTACCGCCCCGGCGCCCTCGACCGGTTCGGGCTCGCCCCTCTGGCGCTGGCCGAGCGCAGGCCCGGGATCGTGGTGGCGCGGCTTTCGGCGTGGGGGGACCACGGGCCGTGGGCCAGGCGGCGCGGCTTCGACAGTCTGGTGCAGGTCGCGTCGGGGATCGCGTCCGCCGAGGGGTCACCCGAACGGCCGGGCGCACTGCCCGCGCAGGCCCTGGACCACGGCACGGGCCATCTGACGGCCGCCGCCGTCCTGCGTTCGCTCACCGAGGCGATGGCGGACGGGGGCACATGGGGTGTGAGCCTGACGCTCGCGCAGACGGCGCACTGGCTGACGGGAGCGTCCCTCGGGGGCACTGCCGGAGGCGCTCCCGGGGGCGCCTCCGGAGGCGAGGGCGGCACCGGTGCCACGGACGATCCCGCCCCCTGGCTGGCCGAGACGGACAGTCCCCTGGGGCGGCTGCGGTACGCGCTGCCTCCGGTGTCCCTCGCGGGCGGACCGGACAACTGGTCGCGGCCGCCCGGCCGTTGGGGCACCGATACGCCCGAGTGGCGGTGA
- a CDS encoding amidohydrolase family protein — MTGGTTGERYTVISADCHAGADLLDYKPYLESRHHDAFDAWAATYVNPYEDLLADTADRNWNSERRVAELEQDGIVAEVVFPNTIPPFFPSASLMAPAPTREEFEQRWAGLRAHNRWLADFCAAAPGRRAGVFQILLNDVDEAVREINWAADAGLKGGLLLPGTPPGSGLAELYSATYDPIWAACAERGVPVNHHAGSASPPLGEEPAARAVFMVETTWFSHRALWHLVFGGAFRRHPELRLVLTEQGSGWIPGVLDMLDYYHGRLVAAASKADTAETAESKFGAGLAASMGKGPSEVWRENCFVGASFMRPHEAQMRDRIGLDKIMWGSDYPHDEGTHPFSREGLRIAYAGLPKEEIAAMVGGNAARVYGFDLELLDAIAAKVGPTVQELDEPLKETPAGATSPVFAPGGSVRVW, encoded by the coding sequence ATGACCGGAGGCACGACCGGAGAGCGCTACACCGTCATCTCGGCCGACTGCCACGCGGGCGCCGATCTCCTCGACTACAAGCCCTACTTGGAGTCGCGCCACCACGACGCGTTCGACGCGTGGGCGGCCACCTACGTCAATCCGTACGAGGACCTCCTCGCCGACACCGCCGACCGCAACTGGAATTCGGAGCGCCGCGTCGCCGAGCTGGAGCAGGACGGCATCGTCGCCGAGGTCGTCTTCCCGAACACCATCCCGCCGTTCTTCCCGAGCGCGTCGCTGATGGCCCCGGCGCCCACGCGCGAGGAGTTCGAGCAGCGCTGGGCGGGCCTGCGGGCCCACAACCGCTGGCTCGCCGACTTCTGCGCGGCGGCTCCGGGCCGCAGGGCGGGCGTCTTCCAGATCCTCCTCAACGACGTCGACGAGGCCGTCAGGGAGATCAACTGGGCGGCCGACGCCGGGCTCAAGGGCGGCCTCCTGCTGCCCGGCACACCGCCGGGGTCGGGACTCGCCGAGCTCTACTCCGCGACGTACGACCCGATCTGGGCGGCCTGCGCCGAGCGCGGCGTGCCGGTCAACCACCACGCGGGCTCGGCATCGCCGCCGCTGGGCGAGGAACCGGCCGCGCGCGCCGTCTTCATGGTGGAGACGACGTGGTTCTCGCACCGGGCGCTGTGGCACCTCGTCTTCGGCGGCGCGTTCCGCCGCCACCCCGAGCTCAGGCTCGTCCTCACCGAGCAGGGTTCGGGCTGGATCCCCGGCGTGCTCGACATGCTGGACTACTACCACGGGCGCCTGGTCGCGGCGGCTTCGAAGGCGGACACGGCCGAGACGGCGGAGTCGAAGTTCGGTGCGGGCCTAGCCGCTTCGATGGGCAAGGGCCCGTCCGAGGTGTGGCGCGAGAACTGCTTCGTGGGCGCGAGCTTCATGCGCCCGCACGAGGCGCAGATGCGGGACCGGATCGGCCTCGACAAGATCATGTGGGGCAGCGACTACCCGCACGACGAAGGCACGCACCCCTTCTCGCGCGAAGGCCTGCGCATCGCGTACGCGGGTCTCCCCAAGGAGGAGATCGCCGCCATGGTCGGCGGCAATGCGGCCCGCGTCTACGGCTTCGACCTGGAGCTTCTGGACGCGATCGCGGCGAAGGTCGGACCGACCGTCCAGGAACTGGACGAACCCCTCAAGGAGACCCCCGCCGGCGCGACGAGCCCGGTGTTCGCCCCCGGAGGGTCGGTACGCGTCTGGTGA
- a CDS encoding CopD family protein, producing MPRASHRAPRGRPSPARAVAVLVLVAVAALIPLLGPSAALDGTGEAEAPGTVGITFLRTVMFAALCVQLGEVYAIRLARRVPGAPLEREPRSWAAYAAGAGIVATLGLASVVATGNLVPHQLSDVDIGGLYQTRDGRLALLEVNAFIVSLLCSKSRRPSTAALPLAAVIVAEALRAHPPAEDTPLIGSGLTLVHLTCSVLWAGGLLHVLRTMRLWRTSAPREGGALLGLYARVAAFLLAAITVTGAFSTLRRMPPGTVLDQLTDTAYGRTLLAKLLLVVAVAVMALLARARLRKASDPVSAYAPARGEVIALGLVVVVSALLTALPLPIRW from the coding sequence GTGCCCCGTGCGTCCCACCGTGCGCCGCGCGGCCGCCCCTCGCCCGCGCGTGCCGTCGCCGTGCTCGTCCTGGTGGCCGTCGCCGCCCTGATCCCGCTGCTCGGCCCGTCGGCCGCGCTGGACGGCACCGGGGAGGCCGAGGCGCCGGGCACGGTGGGGATCACGTTCCTGCGGACGGTCATGTTCGCCGCGCTCTGCGTGCAGTTGGGCGAGGTGTACGCGATCCGCCTCGCCCGCCGGGTGCCGGGGGCGCCGCTGGAGCGTGAGCCTCGAAGCTGGGCGGCGTACGCGGCGGGCGCGGGCATCGTCGCGACGCTGGGGCTCGCCTCCGTGGTGGCCACCGGCAATCTGGTGCCGCATCAGCTCTCCGACGTGGATATCGGCGGTCTCTATCAGACGCGGGACGGCAGGCTGGCACTCCTGGAGGTCAACGCCTTCATCGTGTCCCTGCTGTGTTCGAAGTCGCGCCGCCCGTCGACCGCCGCCCTGCCGCTGGCCGCGGTGATCGTCGCGGAGGCGCTGCGCGCGCACCCGCCGGCGGAGGACACCCCGCTGATCGGTTCCGGACTGACGCTGGTCCATCTGACCTGCAGTGTGCTGTGGGCGGGCGGTCTGCTGCACGTGCTGCGCACGATGCGGCTGTGGCGGACGTCCGCTCCCCGGGAAGGCGGAGCGCTTCTTGGCCTCTACGCGCGCGTGGCGGCCTTCCTGCTCGCCGCGATCACCGTGACGGGGGCGTTCAGCACGCTGCGCCGGATGCCGCCGGGCACCGTGCTCGACCAGCTGACGGACACGGCCTACGGACGCACGCTGCTCGCCAAGCTGCTCCTGGTGGTGGCCGTCGCCGTCATGGCGCTGCTCGCGCGCGCCCGGCTGCGCAAGGCCTCCGATCCCGTCTCCGCGTACGCACCCGCGCGCGGGGAGGTCATCGCGCTCGGCCTCGTCGTGGTGGTGTCGGCGCTGCTCACCGCGCTGCCGCTGCCGATTCGCTGGTGA
- a CDS encoding acetoacetate decarboxylase family protein, translated as MARVRYGARTEAEIAATRTASSKLPDIWSTGVVAVWESDPDAVAAVLPPPLKPTHRPLVRANISKVDLPGYPLGAGSVAVAAEHGGVEGWYPLVMPMTHERALIGGREVFGEPKKLGEVEVERDGLVVGARLARHGIAFVEVRGAVSGPLPLPEPAQKTDFYFKFLPGVDGSGFDADPVLVHCVRNEKVRKLEGITGDIVLRESMYDPIADLPVRAVVEITIGEKTTDQKGRVVERVSAQALLPYIHQRYDDPQQILDGPPEGSV; from the coding sequence ATGGCACGCGTACGGTACGGAGCGCGCACCGAGGCGGAGATCGCCGCGACGCGCACCGCGAGCTCGAAGCTCCCCGACATCTGGTCGACCGGTGTGGTGGCCGTCTGGGAGAGCGACCCGGACGCGGTGGCGGCGGTCCTTCCGCCACCGCTCAAGCCCACGCACCGGCCCCTGGTGCGGGCCAACATCAGCAAGGTCGACCTGCCGGGCTATCCGCTGGGCGCGGGCTCGGTGGCGGTGGCCGCCGAGCACGGGGGAGTGGAGGGCTGGTATCCGCTCGTCATGCCGATGACCCACGAGCGGGCCCTGATCGGCGGGCGCGAGGTCTTCGGGGAGCCGAAGAAGCTCGGCGAGGTGGAGGTGGAGCGCGACGGCCTGGTCGTCGGCGCCCGGCTCGCCCGGCACGGCATCGCCTTCGTCGAGGTGCGCGGCGCGGTCAGCGGCCCGCTGCCGCTCCCGGAGCCGGCCCAGAAGACCGACTTCTACTTCAAATTCCTTCCCGGGGTTGACGGTTCGGGCTTCGACGCGGACCCGGTGCTCGTGCACTGCGTACGCAACGAGAAGGTCCGCAAGCTGGAGGGCATCACCGGCGACATTGTGCTGCGCGAGTCGATGTACGACCCGATCGCGGACCTCCCCGTGCGTGCGGTCGTCGAGATCACGATCGGCGAGAAGACCACCGACCAGAAGGGCCGCGTCGTAGAGCGGGTCAGCGCGCAGGCCCTGCTGCCCTACATCCACCAGCGCTACGACGACCCGCAGCAGATCCTCGACGGCCCGCCCGAGGGGAGCGTCTGA
- a CDS encoding VIT family protein, with protein sequence MSDQAPEHDEAHGGALASRLNWLRAAVLGANDGIVSTAGLVVGVAGATGDRATLLTAGLAGLLAGSMSMAAGEYVSVSTQRDSEKAALAMEKRELREQPEAELVELTGLLEERGLSREVAREAAQQLTERDALRAHARVELGIDPDALTNPWHAAWASFVAFTVGALLPLLAIILPPADLRLAVTVVSVLGALALTGWSSARLGSAAVRPAVLRNVAGGALAMAVTHGAGALLGAVGV encoded by the coding sequence GTGAGCGATCAGGCACCGGAACACGACGAGGCGCACGGCGGCGCGCTCGCCTCCCGGCTCAACTGGCTGCGGGCCGCCGTGCTCGGGGCCAACGACGGCATCGTCTCCACGGCCGGCCTGGTCGTCGGCGTCGCGGGCGCCACCGGCGACCGCGCCACCCTGCTCACGGCGGGCCTGGCCGGACTGCTCGCCGGGTCGATGTCGATGGCCGCGGGCGAGTACGTCTCCGTGTCCACCCAGCGCGACTCCGAGAAGGCCGCTCTAGCCATGGAGAAGCGCGAACTGCGGGAGCAGCCCGAGGCCGAACTGGTCGAGCTGACCGGCCTCCTGGAAGAGCGCGGGCTCAGCCGCGAGGTGGCCCGCGAGGCGGCGCAGCAGCTCACCGAGCGGGACGCGCTGCGGGCCCACGCGCGCGTGGAGCTCGGTATCGACCCCGACGCGCTCACCAACCCGTGGCACGCGGCCTGGGCCAGCTTCGTCGCGTTCACGGTGGGCGCGCTCCTGCCGCTCCTCGCGATCATCCTGCCGCCGGCCGACCTGCGCCTCGCCGTCACCGTCGTCTCGGTCCTCGGCGCGCTCGCCCTCACGGGCTGGAGCAGCGCGCGCCTGGGCTCAGCGGCCGTGCGTCCCGCCGTGCTGCGGAACGTGGCGGGTGGAGCGCTGGCCATGGCGGTCACCCACGGAGCGGGCGCGCTGCTCGGGGCGGTCGGTGTCTGA
- a CDS encoding SDR family NAD(P)-dependent oxidoreductase, producing MELREGQVAVVTGAASGIGLAMARRFAAEGLKVVLADVEEGALEKAAAGLREDGASVHARVVDVGSREQVFALADAAYETFGAVHVLCNNAGVGSGAEGRMWEHEPNDWKWAFEVNVWGVFHGIQAFVPRMIAGGEPGHVVNTSSGDGGIAPLPTASVYAVTKAAVVTMTESLYAHLKAEHARVGASVLFPGPHMLRTGLWESHRNRPDRYAKSRPRRAPYRSLDQWEAAMKEAGQEVEFTPVEQVADFVAQGIAAGRFWLLPESEHSDRQIKARSRSMLDRADPAYLENFILD from the coding sequence ATGGAGTTGCGCGAAGGGCAGGTCGCCGTCGTCACGGGCGCGGCGAGCGGCATCGGCCTCGCCATGGCGCGGCGGTTCGCGGCGGAGGGCCTGAAGGTGGTACTCGCCGACGTCGAGGAGGGCGCCCTGGAGAAGGCGGCCGCCGGGCTGCGCGAGGACGGGGCGAGCGTGCACGCGCGCGTGGTCGACGTCGGCTCGCGCGAGCAGGTCTTCGCCCTCGCCGACGCGGCGTACGAGACGTTCGGCGCCGTCCATGTGCTGTGCAACAACGCGGGTGTCGGCTCGGGCGCAGAGGGCCGCATGTGGGAGCACGAGCCGAACGACTGGAAGTGGGCCTTCGAGGTCAACGTGTGGGGCGTCTTCCACGGCATCCAGGCCTTCGTGCCCCGCATGATCGCGGGCGGCGAGCCCGGCCATGTCGTCAACACCTCATCCGGCGACGGCGGCATCGCGCCGCTGCCCACCGCATCCGTGTACGCGGTCACCAAGGCGGCCGTGGTGACGATGACCGAGTCGCTGTACGCCCATCTGAAGGCGGAGCACGCGCGCGTGGGCGCCTCCGTGCTCTTCCCGGGGCCGCACATGCTGCGCACCGGCCTGTGGGAGTCGCACCGCAACCGCCCCGACCGGTACGCCAAGTCCCGCCCCCGCAGGGCCCCTTACCGCAGCCTCGACCAGTGGGAGGCGGCGATGAAGGAGGCGGGCCAGGAGGTGGAGTTCACGCCCGTCGAGCAGGTCGCGGACTTCGTGGCGCAGGGCATCGCGGCCGGCCGCTTCTGGCTGCTTCCGGAGAGCGAGCACAGCGACCGGCAGATCAAGGCCAGGTCGCGGTCGATGCTGGACCGCGCCGACCCGGCGTATCTCGAGAACTTCATCCTGGACTGA